One stretch of Anabrus simplex isolate iqAnaSimp1 chromosome 3, ASM4041472v1, whole genome shotgun sequence DNA includes these proteins:
- the LOC136865927 gene encoding uncharacterized protein, producing MSNSADDGGHGTSTPHLLPEKDGKRLGANDSDGADFEIKMCALVFLRAVQFYSSFQIRSNYEHAGDFDDIVFSYGCPENKQNILVQLKKTGRSNINLSPTGKYPLKDYFQSLKNSQTSQFLKSCTYVFFTNANVKLKPSDVSVKSPAKKLLCTTWKLNDVCKVHITDNNCEDFRDETGAEDFVNRLLIFRNQAALKYLDEFIKQELIKMCNGFVLQCQAIQQTFVEKIKVWWRKKGSRAPLDENWKEWTELKTQLFGRNVLLKQIKFCEDTLSNLERRMLGSEFDIILTKCDSAESQVACSKVFQTFIRKDCLRVLFTDISHSHQSQDMLFSLWSKDAYDMLIITDVTNCCQSLGDNILKYNGNLEKSNKHKIVIISNRDAKTLGLCQYLVDEIDAEFIKSTFNQLDRNSKDLLQNQPVNFQGKKYKLGCIKVDKVLEGGLLQYVLTSPNIQIGEALPACNIKYIPRTLSKRLVVKKSILNSNDMFYLCGINENDLKLLIAESKGQESLDEQWFSNEKYRFNTRSPKDLYKITSGYKCCAKKLSEDPVHFLEVIDDSLHWIHSHGSTDNLFKYIEWCRREEDDCKKLIKDVKTWQAKEEDLVRKEFQTVIVADEPGSGKTALLREVASKMKELYPHRWIINIDLNKHSEILTKMKELGKVTSENVLLLLSKAANLDDSELGKQLLKYYILESGDICILFDAFDEIGPSYTDIVLDILKLILREFRISALWVASRYNVKDKLEHLLETKVFRIEPLSDQEQFDFFSKLWGEEKAKKFRSIVRNKIPIRDGVRVSSFPLHLGMICEVCHDLVMTDNFSITSILLNITNLYEKFIEMKLGIYLKEKALLNSPSAQIKMIEEREREHFMKMHMICSLVVLDIIDELHEFRRHSIMRKVQTICRDIEEGRENLGIIDGLVDGKPHFLHRTFAEFFAGKWLAKHWEENEQVIQRIVFDPQSEIIYKAFCQELASKLPAHLAVLKGDINALVGLKDDLNKTDVLRRTPLHLAAQNRDKGARKVVLELMKYHPDLEITDKLLNLTPLYYASRAKAWSLVRILLEHGAQVQKNVAHLEGVAELVKGMSTARSDYLRYLKTGFEASWAIFNERSIFHLAVRDGEFKLIEELLHDVDDKEMRDFYGDTALCIAVTCRDVNVVQLLMDNGALCGMVNKVGESALQVAQKFKRADICDLFLRSDISMAGNISNVRN from the exons GATGGAGGACATGGGACCAGCACTCCTCATCTTTTACCAGA GAAAGATGGTAAGAGACTGGGTGCTAATGATTCAGATGGAGCTGACTTCGAGATTAAGATGTGTGCGCTGGTCTTCTTACGAGCTGTGCAGTTCTACAGCAGCTTCCAAATAAGATCAAACTATGAACATGCAGGTGACTTTGATGATATAGTATTCTCCTATGGGTGTCctgaaaataaacaaaatattctGGTTCAGTTAAAGAAAACTGGAAGGAGCAATATAAATTTAAGTCCTACAGGAAAATACCCCTTGAAGGATTATTTCCAAAGTCTGAAAAACTCACAAACATCCCAGTTCCTTAAGAGCTGTACATATGTCTTCTTTACAAATGCAAATGTGAAGTTAAAACCAAGTGATGTAAGTGTTAAATCTCCGGCAAAGAAGTTGTTGTGTACAACATGGAAACTCAACGATGTATGCAAAGTCCACATTACTGATAATAACTGTGAAGATTTTAGGGATGAAACTGGAGCTGAAGATTTTGTGAACAGGCTTTTAATATTTAGAAATCAAGCTGCTTTAAAATATCTTGACGAATTTATAAAACAAGAACTAATCAAAATGTGCAATGGCTTTGTACTGCAGTGTCAGGCCATTCAGCAGACCTTCGTTGAGAAAAtaaaagtctggtggagaaaaaaGGGGAGTAGGGCACCACTAGACGAAAACTGGAAAGAATGGACTGAGCTGAAAACGCAACTCTTTGGACGGAATGTATTGCTGAAACAGATAAAATTTTGTGAGGACACACTCTCCAACCTTGAAAGGAGAATGTTAGGTTCTGAATTTGATATAATTCTCACAAAATGTGACAGTGCTGAATCCCAAGTGGCATGTTCAAAAGTATTTCAGACCTTCATCAGAAAGGACTGCCTTCGAGTGCTTTTTACTGATATTTCTCATTCTCATCAGAGTCAGGACATGCTGTTCAGTCTCTGGTCAAAAGACGCATATGACATGCTTATCATTACTGATGTTACCAACTGTTGTCAAAGTCTAGgagacaatattttaaaatataatggtAACCTCGAGAAAAGTAATAAGCACAAAATTGTTATCATCTCTAACAGAGATGCCAAAACATTAGGGCTCTGTCAGTATTTAGTAGATGAAATTGATGCAGAATTTATCAAGTCTACTTTCAACCAGTTAGATCGCAATTCAAAAGATCTTTTGCAAAACCAACCAGTCAATTTCCAGGGCAAAAAATACAAACTTGGTTGTATAAAGGTTGACAAAGTTCTAGAAGGAGGACTTCTTCAGTATGTTTTAACTTCTCCAAATATACAGATTGGAGAAGCTCTGCCTGCATGTAATATTAAATACATCCCAAGGACTTTGTCTAAGAGACTTGTTGTAAAGAAAAGTATCTTGAATTCTAATGACATGTTTTACCTCTGTGGCATAAACGAGAATGACCTTAAGTTGCTGATAGCAGAATCAAAAGGACAAGAAAGTTTGGATGAGCAATGGTTTAGTAATGAGAAATACAGATTTAATACAAGGAGCCCCAAGGATCTGTATAAAATAACAAGTGGATACAAATGTTGTGCCAAAAAATTATCAGAAGATCCTGTACATTTCTTAGAAGTAATTGATGACTCACTTCACTGGATTCATTCTCACGGGAGCACTGACAACCTTTTCAAGTACATCGAGTGGTGCAGAAGGGAAGAAGATGATTGCAAAAAGCTTATCAAAGATGTTAAAACTTGGCAGGCAAAGGAGGAAGACCTGGTGAGAAAAGAGTTTCAGACAGTCATTGTGGCAGATGAACCTGGTAGCGGTAAAACTGCTCTTTTGCGTGAGGTGGCCAGTAAAATGAAAGAACTCTATCCTCATCGCTGGATTATTAACATAGACCTCAACAAGCATTCAGAAATCCTTACGAAGATGAAGGAACTAGGTAAAGTAACAAGTGAAAATGTTCTTCTCCTTTTAAGCAAAGCTGCTAATCTAGATGATTCTGAACTTGGAAAGCAattacttaaatattatattttggaGTCAGGAGATATTTGCATTCTCTTTGATGCTTTTGATGAAATAGGGCCATCATACACTGATATTGTACTTGATATTCTGAAGCTCATTTTGAGGGAGTTCCGAATATCAGCATTATGGGTTGCATCAAGGTATAATGTGAAAGATAAACTAGAACACTTACTAGAAACCAAAGTGTTCAGAATTGAGCCACTTTCAGACCAAGAACAGTTTGATTTTTTCTCTAAGTTATGGGGAGAAGAGAAGGCTAAGAAGTTTCGAAGTATAGTTCGTAACAAAATTCCAATTCGTGATGGTGTTCGAGTTAGCAGTTTTCCATTACACCTGGGAATGATCTGTGAAGTGTGCCATGACTTAGTCATGACAGACAATTTCTCGATAACATCAATATTATTAAATATAACTAATTTGTACGAGAAATTTATAGAGATGAAATTGGGTATTTATTTAAAGGAAAAGGCTCTTTTAAATAGCCCTTCTGCTCAAATCAAAATGATCGAAGAGCGTGAGCGTGAGCATTTTATGAAGATGCACATGATTTGCTCCTTAGTTGTGTTGGATATCATAGATGAACTCCATGAGTTCCGTAGGCATTCAATAATGAGGAAGGTGCAGACGATATGTCGAGATATTGAGGAAGGCAGAGAGAACTTAGGGATCATAGATGGCCTTGTTGATGGTAAACCACATTTCCTTCATCGGACATTTGCTGAATTTTTTGCTGGTAAGTGGCTTGCCAAGCACTGGGAAGAGAATGAACAAGTTATCCAGAGAATTGTTTTCGATCCTCAGTCAGAAATCATTTACAAGGCCTTCTGCCAGGAATTGGCTAGTAAATTGCCAGCACACCTTGCTGTGCTGAAGGGAGATATTAATGCTCTAGTGGGACTGAAGGATGACTTGAACAAGACAGATGTTTTAAGAAGAACACCGCTGCATTTAGCAGCCCAGAATAGAGATAAAGGAGCCCGTAAGGTGGTGTTGGAGCTAATGAAGTATCATCCTGATCTCGAAATAACTGACAAGCTGTTGAACCTTACACCTCTGTATTATGCAAGCAGAGCAAAAGCCTGGAGTCTGGTAAGAATTCTTCTAGAACATGGTGCTCAGGTCCAGAAGAATGTGGCACATCTGGAAGGGGTAGCAGAGTTGGTTAAGGGCATGTCCACTGCTCGCTCTGATTATTTAAGATACTTGAAGACAGGTTTTGAAGCCAGCTGGGCAATTTTCAATGAAAGAAGCATATTTCACTTAGCTGTTAGAGATGGAGAATTTAAGCTTATAGAAGAACTGTTGCATGATGTAGACGATAAAGAAATGAGAGACTTTTATGGTGATACAGCTTTGTGCATCGCTGTAACTTGTAGAGATGTTAAtgtggtgcagctgttgatggacaATGGAGCTCTCTGTGGTATGGTGAACAAGGTAGGTGAGTCTGCTCTTCAAGTTGCACAGAAGTTTAAGAGGGCAGATATCTGTGACTTGTTTCTACGGTCTGACATAAGTATGGCTGGAAACATCAGTAATGTCAGAAACTGA